In a genomic window of Leifsonia xyli subsp. cynodontis DSM 46306:
- a CDS encoding transglutaminase TgpA family protein, producing the protein MSAPRAIGRAAAVDTVFALAAVSLAAWSFWPVYQSAAFVAMLVVTVALGGAVAGAGAAFRIPSIALAGLIVGVFLAVGVPLAVPAEATAEGTLPTLPGFLDLVRGTWLSWKQLVTISLPVGSYQALLVPAFILVLLGSAVTLTIALRSKTPELAALPPVVVLIGGIALGSAAEPVPLWLVLALFGVLLAWHIAIRLRRRAAVVGTLREQSGLTVEPPRERRSTAALTVTGAAVMLGGAAVIGVAATALLPPQAERQVVRSFTEQPFDPRAYPSPLSGFRSYLEPAKVRAPMLSVTGLPADRRLRIATLDTYDGVVYSVDSGGATSASGSFARVPYRLDQSGVNGTAATITVTVRGYRGPWVPGTGQLEQITFLGQDANRLSGAFSYNAVTGTGASTVVLRSGDTYRADSVEKPLLTATQLERAQPGPDSVPRPAVVPDQLHALLQKYTAGVSGAGPGLAAALRGIARDGYFSHGIGASEPASRSGHGVDRIAELLTDIPMLGDQEQYSVTAALLARQLGFPARVVVGFVAPEGSGDAVTLTGSDISAWIEVQTAEGWVSVDPTPPVRPVPQKEPDRPTEISRPQTNVQPPVDENPQQNDDPPQAQVDPSPPPPNPSLEALLGSLTIAGWSLLAVAVFVAPFLAVIAAKWRRRALRRRAPTAAGRIVGGWREFADAAVDHGYDRLPSATRVEFATAVGGFRAAALANVADRAVFSPLPPTPQEVDSVWKAVDDLRRQLKKRDTRWKRLLAAISLRSLGYRGRSAERKSGR; encoded by the coding sequence GTGAGCGCCCCGCGCGCGATCGGGCGTGCGGCCGCTGTCGACACCGTCTTCGCGCTGGCGGCGGTGAGTCTCGCCGCGTGGTCGTTCTGGCCGGTGTACCAGTCGGCTGCGTTCGTGGCCATGCTGGTCGTCACCGTGGCCCTGGGGGGTGCGGTCGCGGGCGCGGGTGCGGCGTTCCGGATTCCGAGCATCGCGCTGGCAGGGCTCATCGTGGGGGTCTTCCTCGCCGTGGGCGTCCCGCTCGCCGTCCCCGCGGAAGCGACCGCCGAGGGGACGCTGCCGACCCTCCCCGGATTCCTGGACCTGGTGCGGGGAACCTGGCTGAGCTGGAAGCAGCTCGTCACCATTTCGCTCCCGGTCGGCTCTTACCAGGCTCTGCTCGTGCCCGCGTTCATCCTCGTGCTGCTGGGGAGCGCGGTGACGCTGACGATCGCGCTGCGATCGAAGACGCCGGAGCTGGCGGCGCTCCCGCCGGTCGTGGTCCTGATCGGCGGCATTGCGCTCGGCTCTGCGGCCGAGCCGGTCCCGCTCTGGCTCGTCCTCGCGCTGTTCGGGGTGCTGCTCGCCTGGCACATCGCCATCCGGCTCCGCCGCCGCGCCGCGGTGGTCGGCACGCTGCGCGAGCAGAGCGGGCTCACGGTGGAGCCACCGCGCGAGCGGCGCTCGACGGCGGCCCTCACCGTGACAGGGGCCGCCGTCATGCTCGGCGGCGCGGCCGTCATCGGCGTGGCCGCGACAGCGCTTCTCCCCCCGCAGGCCGAGCGGCAGGTCGTCCGCAGCTTCACGGAGCAGCCCTTCGACCCGCGGGCGTACCCGAGTCCGCTGAGCGGTTTCCGCTCTTATCTGGAGCCGGCGAAGGTCCGTGCGCCGATGCTGAGCGTGACCGGGCTCCCCGCCGACCGGCGGCTGCGCATCGCAACGCTCGACACCTACGACGGCGTCGTGTACTCGGTGGACAGCGGCGGGGCGACGAGCGCCTCCGGGTCCTTCGCGCGCGTCCCGTACCGGCTGGACCAGTCCGGTGTGAACGGAACCGCCGCGACGATCACGGTGACGGTGCGCGGTTACCGCGGCCCGTGGGTCCCGGGAACCGGGCAGCTGGAGCAGATCACCTTCCTCGGCCAGGACGCGAACCGGCTCTCTGGCGCGTTCTCTTACAACGCTGTGACCGGGACCGGCGCATCCACCGTGGTGCTCCGCAGCGGCGACACATACCGGGCTGACTCCGTCGAAAAGCCCCTGCTGACGGCGACCCAGCTGGAGAGGGCGCAGCCAGGGCCGGACAGCGTGCCACGCCCGGCCGTGGTGCCCGACCAACTGCACGCACTCCTTCAGAAGTACACCGCCGGCGTGTCCGGCGCCGGGCCGGGACTCGCCGCCGCTCTGCGCGGTATCGCACGGGACGGCTATTTCTCGCACGGCATCGGCGCCAGCGAGCCCGCGAGCCGCTCCGGTCACGGCGTGGACCGGATCGCGGAGCTGCTGACCGACATCCCGATGCTGGGCGACCAGGAGCAGTACTCGGTGACGGCGGCGCTCCTGGCCCGGCAGCTGGGCTTCCCCGCCCGCGTCGTCGTCGGTTTCGTGGCCCCCGAGGGCTCGGGCGACGCGGTCACCCTCACCGGGTCCGACATCTCCGCGTGGATCGAAGTGCAGACAGCGGAGGGCTGGGTGAGCGTGGATCCCACCCCGCCCGTCCGCCCCGTCCCGCAGAAGGAGCCCGATCGGCCCACCGAGATCTCCCGCCCGCAGACGAATGTGCAGCCGCCGGTGGACGAGAACCCGCAGCAGAACGACGACCCGCCTCAGGCGCAGGTCGACCCGAGCCCCCCGCCGCCGAACCCGTCGCTGGAGGCGCTGCTCGGCAGCCTGACGATCGCCGGCTGGTCGCTGCTCGCGGTGGCCGTCTTCGTCGCACCGTTCCTCGCCGTGATCGCGGCCAAGTGGCGGCGGCGGGCGCTCCGCCGGCGGGCTCCGACAGCGGCCGGGCGGATCGTCGGCGGATGGCGCGAATTCGCGGACGCTGCTGTGGACCACGGCTATGACCGGCTGCCGTCGGCCACCCGTGTCGAATTCGCGACGGCGGTCGGCGGCTTCCGGGCTGCCGCTCTCGCGAACGTCGCCGACCGCGCGGTGTTCAGTCCGCTCCCGCCGACTCCGCAGGAGGTGGACAGCGTCTGGAAGGCCGTCGACGACCTCCGGCGACAGCTGAAGAAGCGCGACACGCGCTGGAAGCGGCTGCTAGCGGCGATCTCGCTGCGCTCCCTCGGCTACCGTGGAAGGAGCGCAGAGAGGAAGAGCGGGCGATGA
- a CDS encoding Ig-like domain-containing protein codes for MRAADGLAVIRAWLTAHKSLAATVVSGAAITALVTTLAVVSGGYSAQRLQIGDASVWVASDAKKSLGRANTEIGRLNSIVSGAGEALDVVQNGENVLLLDREANTVAVVDPATAEAGEPVALPPRSPQVLVAGGRVALLSQATGQLWLTSVGQLSTFAPGSAATMDLGGRAIAVMDPAGVLYTYQPGARTVTRVDLGGDQPATTIGVPASGDGANAQLTTAGGQWAVFDPDARALWLPGRKVELASLLGDSSGAVVQQPSGESTAVWIASSGGLLRVPLDGSAPRRVLTAVSGTPVAPAVSHGCAYAAWGSGTVFRSCSDDGPGQRSTIERPPGGGALVFRANWGRLLLNDTRSGVAWAVQNGNARIDNWDELVSQKNTKELVDQTRQDTTPHYEKREQPPVAVADRFGARPGRVTPLPVLLNDYDPNGDVLTIDSVTAVPESQGTLELTNADQQVQIALSATASGSIAFDYTISDGRGGTATAHVIVTVRGPADNSPPLCVRTAKAVVQAGGRVATPVLGDCYDPDGDSFFLAGATVPEPDTVTFTPQGQVAFSDHGLGGGVKDVSLVLSDGRAEGSGQLAVTVQPPGQVPIIADPFAVVTSQSQEVMVRPLDHVRGGNGTVRLSTVPSKADATITPDYQGGTFRFASDQPGAHTIEYSVTDGTETATGVIRIEVRPSLGAKTAPIAVPHTAFIREQSAQDVDVLSTDIDPSSGVLLVTSVSGPLPSTGIRVQVLQQRTLRVTLTRALAQPVDFHYRLSNGLADAEGTVTVVQLPALTVRQPPLAAPDSVAVRVDDVVDIPVLANDVQPDGGKLTLDPALATPLPSGAGLLFASGDHLRYLAPSKPGNYTAVYRVTGEDGQWATAEVGIAVRERDESANNPPVPKTVTARVLAGDTVRIAIPLSGIDPDGDSVQFVGQETNPQKGAVIASGPDWLDFRAGDYAAGTDSFTYAVVDALGARATGAVRVGIAPRAGGAHNPVAVEDDVTTRPGKTLSVQVLGNDSDPDGSPLSVTAVTSLDKRARAQTRGDIVVVAVPREAGAYGFLYTIQNDRGGTSQAFLRVMADKNAPPARPIVTDTTLELSDILGKDRVSVNVLSNVFFADGPVSSLKLSIVPGYGTSAETTGAGRIRVTIRAKSQVIPFSVANPEDGSYSAYGFVHVPGYDDALPQLRRGAPDLSVVSEKTLTIHLNDEIVAVGGRTVRLTDAATVRVTHSKGADPVVNSDTLQFTSANRYFGPASISFQVTDGSSATDPKGNVTTIVLPIDVTPRENQPPMFTGALIDFEPGQSKTIDLTKLTSYPYAKDLTELTYSVQEPRPAGVSLSLSGQKLTIGVAAGVEKGTKPDILIGVKDAVKTGQPGRIELTVVPSTRPLASPQPDRVIAPRGQTTTVDVLANDAATNPFPNQALRTIAVRGLGGSLPAGVTVTPSADSSVLAVAVASTAAPVDTTLQYEVMDATGDPERYTWGSVVISVQDRPSPVSNVRVAAIGDRSLTLSWIPGSFNNAPITGFEVTQTRAATGAIVSTTSCPTTVCVIPTPGNGPDDAVTLSVRARNALGLSDPTAYVEPVWSDVVPNAPTGLSASPLDHGLRISWTKPADAPGASPITSYAVTVGGLMSTVQVSGADAVGSPYSLNVTDPGIANGAALPFSVASRNGFYRGRTISNQSTGSAVPAGAPALTGVAPVATPDTTDGTSATLTWSSVFGQNGRAIGAYYAGVFQDGAPPNCSVTGVQTGNPVLHTDPVSGSFQRVTGAYATFTGLLPNHSYSFVVYADNGQGCTASAVVRATQRQQPGSVSSLQILGPAQNGATNTWDYSASVGYAPGSGSNPTVSYQLLSGGAVVDSGTLNGTKGVLSGTNGQHYGMDLTVRITSVCETSPDGSQLCTPQSASHSMGTAVSAAIDNPRYAPESRTFTWTGWPTGSGYDRVEYSCDGSTQREMPAPGQVAACTVPPGVELPALTIIVSANGGTYRYTTPASSMQ; via the coding sequence GTGCGTGCAGCGGACGGACTCGCCGTGATCCGCGCCTGGCTCACGGCGCACAAGTCCCTCGCGGCGACAGTCGTGAGCGGGGCCGCGATCACAGCCCTCGTGACGACCCTCGCGGTGGTCTCGGGCGGGTACAGCGCCCAGCGTCTCCAGATCGGCGACGCTTCGGTGTGGGTCGCGAGCGATGCGAAGAAGTCGCTGGGGCGGGCCAACACCGAGATCGGCCGGCTCAACTCGATCGTCTCGGGCGCCGGTGAGGCGCTGGATGTGGTGCAGAACGGGGAGAATGTGCTTCTGCTCGACCGTGAGGCGAACACCGTTGCGGTCGTCGATCCGGCGACGGCGGAGGCCGGCGAGCCCGTCGCTCTCCCACCGCGCTCGCCGCAGGTGCTCGTCGCCGGGGGCAGAGTCGCTCTGCTCTCGCAGGCGACGGGGCAGCTGTGGCTGACCAGCGTCGGTCAGCTGTCGACATTCGCTCCGGGCTCCGCGGCGACGATGGATCTCGGTGGGCGTGCGATCGCCGTGATGGACCCCGCGGGTGTACTCTACACCTACCAGCCCGGCGCCCGGACTGTCACCCGTGTCGATCTCGGCGGCGATCAGCCCGCGACGACGATCGGAGTGCCCGCCTCCGGGGACGGCGCGAATGCCCAGCTCACCACGGCCGGCGGGCAGTGGGCGGTGTTCGACCCGGACGCCCGGGCTTTGTGGCTGCCGGGGCGCAAAGTGGAACTCGCCTCGCTGCTCGGCGACAGCAGCGGCGCCGTGGTGCAGCAGCCGTCGGGCGAGAGCACAGCGGTGTGGATCGCGAGCTCCGGCGGTCTGCTCCGGGTTCCGCTCGACGGTTCGGCGCCCCGGCGGGTGCTCACGGCGGTGTCCGGAACGCCGGTTGCGCCGGCCGTGTCGCACGGCTGCGCGTACGCGGCTTGGGGGAGCGGCACGGTGTTCCGTTCCTGCTCGGACGACGGCCCGGGGCAGCGCTCGACGATCGAGCGGCCTCCGGGTGGGGGCGCGCTCGTCTTCCGCGCGAACTGGGGCCGGCTGCTCCTGAACGACACCCGCTCCGGCGTCGCCTGGGCGGTCCAGAACGGGAACGCGCGCATCGACAACTGGGACGAACTGGTCTCGCAGAAGAATACGAAGGAGCTCGTCGACCAGACCCGGCAGGACACGACGCCGCACTATGAGAAGCGGGAGCAGCCCCCGGTCGCGGTGGCCGATCGTTTCGGGGCCCGCCCGGGCCGCGTCACACCGCTCCCGGTGCTCCTCAACGACTACGACCCCAACGGCGATGTTCTGACGATCGACTCCGTCACGGCCGTTCCCGAGTCGCAGGGAACGCTGGAGCTGACCAACGCGGACCAGCAGGTGCAGATCGCGCTGTCGGCCACCGCATCCGGCTCGATCGCCTTCGACTACACGATCTCCGACGGACGGGGCGGCACCGCGACCGCCCACGTCATCGTCACCGTCCGGGGCCCTGCCGACAACTCGCCTCCGCTGTGCGTGCGGACCGCGAAGGCTGTGGTGCAGGCCGGCGGTCGGGTCGCCACCCCGGTGCTCGGCGACTGCTACGACCCCGACGGCGACTCCTTCTTCCTCGCCGGGGCGACGGTGCCGGAGCCGGACACGGTGACGTTCACTCCGCAGGGGCAGGTCGCTTTCTCCGACCACGGTCTCGGCGGCGGAGTCAAGGACGTCTCCCTCGTGCTCTCGGACGGCCGTGCGGAGGGCAGCGGCCAGCTCGCTGTGACCGTGCAGCCGCCGGGCCAGGTGCCGATCATCGCCGACCCGTTCGCCGTGGTGACCTCCCAGAGTCAGGAGGTCATGGTCCGGCCCCTCGACCACGTCCGCGGCGGCAACGGGACGGTCCGCCTGAGCACTGTGCCCAGCAAAGCGGACGCGACGATCACGCCCGACTACCAGGGCGGCACGTTCCGCTTCGCGTCTGACCAGCCGGGGGCCCACACCATCGAGTACTCGGTGACGGACGGCACCGAGACCGCGACCGGTGTGATCCGCATCGAGGTCCGGCCGTCCCTCGGAGCGAAGACCGCGCCGATCGCTGTGCCGCACACGGCGTTCATTCGCGAGCAGTCTGCCCAGGACGTCGATGTTCTCTCCACCGACATCGACCCCTCCAGCGGGGTGCTGCTCGTCACGAGTGTGTCCGGCCCTCTTCCGTCGACCGGCATCCGCGTCCAGGTGCTCCAGCAGCGCACCCTGCGGGTGACGCTCACCCGCGCCCTCGCGCAGCCGGTGGACTTCCACTACCGGCTCTCCAACGGCCTCGCCGACGCCGAAGGCACGGTCACCGTCGTCCAGCTGCCGGCGCTGACTGTGCGTCAGCCGCCTCTCGCTGCGCCCGACTCTGTCGCGGTGCGCGTGGACGATGTGGTCGACATCCCCGTGCTCGCGAACGACGTCCAGCCCGATGGCGGCAAGCTGACCCTCGACCCGGCGCTCGCGACGCCGCTGCCCTCCGGCGCGGGACTGCTCTTCGCCAGCGGCGATCATCTGCGCTACTTGGCCCCGTCGAAACCGGGCAACTACACCGCTGTCTACCGCGTCACCGGCGAGGACGGACAGTGGGCGACGGCAGAGGTCGGCATCGCGGTGCGGGAACGCGATGAGTCGGCGAACAATCCCCCGGTTCCGAAGACGGTCACGGCGCGCGTGCTCGCCGGTGACACCGTGCGGATCGCCATCCCCCTGTCGGGAATCGACCCGGACGGCGACTCCGTCCAGTTCGTCGGGCAGGAGACGAACCCGCAGAAGGGCGCGGTGATCGCTTCCGGGCCGGATTGGCTCGATTTCCGGGCCGGCGATTACGCTGCGGGGACGGACTCGTTCACGTATGCGGTGGTGGACGCGCTGGGCGCCCGGGCGACCGGCGCTGTCCGTGTCGGCATCGCGCCGCGGGCCGGGGGCGCGCACAACCCCGTCGCCGTCGAGGACGACGTGACGACGCGGCCGGGAAAGACCCTGAGCGTCCAGGTGCTCGGGAACGACAGCGACCCGGACGGGAGCCCGCTGTCCGTCACGGCGGTGACCTCGCTCGACAAGAGGGCCAGGGCGCAGACCCGGGGCGACATCGTCGTGGTGGCCGTGCCCCGGGAGGCGGGCGCGTACGGGTTCCTGTACACGATCCAGAACGACCGCGGTGGGACGAGCCAGGCCTTTCTGCGCGTGATGGCGGACAAGAACGCCCCTCCCGCGCGGCCGATCGTCACCGATACGACGCTCGAACTCTCGGACATCCTGGGGAAGGACCGGGTATCGGTCAACGTCCTGTCGAACGTGTTCTTCGCGGACGGCCCGGTCAGCTCGCTGAAGCTTTCGATCGTTCCGGGGTACGGCACGAGCGCCGAGACCACGGGGGCCGGCCGCATCCGGGTGACGATCCGCGCCAAGAGCCAGGTCATCCCGTTCAGCGTGGCGAACCCCGAGGACGGATCGTACTCGGCTTATGGCTTCGTGCATGTCCCCGGCTACGACGACGCGCTGCCGCAGCTGAGGCGCGGTGCCCCCGACCTCTCGGTGGTGAGCGAGAAGACGCTCACCATCCACCTGAACGACGAGATCGTCGCGGTCGGCGGAAGGACGGTGAGACTGACCGACGCGGCGACGGTCAGGGTGACGCATTCCAAAGGCGCCGACCCCGTGGTGAACAGCGACACGTTGCAGTTCACCTCGGCGAACCGCTACTTCGGCCCAGCGTCGATCTCCTTCCAGGTCACGGACGGATCGAGTGCCACCGATCCGAAGGGGAACGTCACGACGATCGTGCTGCCGATCGATGTGACCCCGCGCGAGAACCAGCCCCCTATGTTCACGGGCGCGCTCATCGACTTCGAGCCGGGGCAGTCCAAGACGATCGACCTCACGAAGCTCACGAGCTATCCCTACGCCAAGGACCTGACAGAGCTCACTTACAGCGTCCAGGAGCCGCGTCCGGCGGGAGTGTCGCTGTCGCTCTCCGGTCAGAAGCTGACGATTGGAGTGGCTGCGGGGGTGGAGAAAGGCACCAAACCCGACATTCTGATCGGGGTGAAGGACGCGGTGAAGACCGGCCAGCCCGGCCGCATCGAGCTCACCGTGGTGCCCTCGACGCGCCCGCTCGCGAGTCCCCAGCCCGATCGGGTGATCGCCCCGCGCGGTCAGACCACGACCGTCGACGTCCTGGCGAACGACGCCGCGACGAACCCGTTCCCGAACCAGGCGCTGCGCACGATCGCCGTGCGAGGCCTGGGCGGGAGCCTTCCGGCCGGGGTGACCGTGACACCGAGCGCAGACAGCTCCGTGCTCGCGGTCGCGGTCGCGAGCACGGCTGCCCCGGTGGACACCACGCTCCAGTACGAGGTCATGGACGCCACGGGAGACCCTGAGCGTTACACCTGGGGCTCCGTCGTCATCTCGGTGCAGGATCGGCCCTCACCGGTCTCGAACGTCCGGGTCGCCGCCATCGGGGATCGCAGCCTCACCCTGAGCTGGATTCCGGGTTCTTTCAACAACGCGCCTATCACGGGGTTCGAGGTGACCCAGACGCGGGCCGCCACGGGAGCCATCGTGTCGACCACCAGCTGTCCCACCACCGTGTGCGTCATCCCCACGCCGGGCAATGGACCAGACGACGCCGTCACGCTCAGCGTCCGGGCCAGGAACGCCCTCGGTCTCTCCGATCCCACAGCCTACGTCGAGCCGGTCTGGTCGGATGTGGTCCCGAACGCGCCGACCGGCCTCTCCGCCTCGCCGCTCGACCACGGTCTGCGGATCAGCTGGACGAAGCCGGCCGATGCCCCCGGGGCTAGCCCGATCACCTCGTACGCCGTGACCGTCGGCGGCCTCATGAGTACGGTCCAGGTCTCCGGCGCGGATGCCGTCGGCTCCCCGTACTCCCTCAATGTCACCGATCCGGGAATCGCGAACGGCGCCGCGCTCCCGTTCAGCGTGGCGTCGCGGAACGGGTTCTACCGGGGCCGCACGATCTCCAACCAGAGCACGGGCAGCGCTGTGCCCGCGGGGGCGCCGGCGCTGACCGGAGTCGCACCCGTCGCGACACCGGACACAACCGATGGCACGAGCGCGACGCTGACCTGGTCGTCGGTCTTCGGCCAGAACGGCAGAGCCATCGGCGCCTACTACGCCGGGGTGTTCCAGGACGGTGCGCCGCCGAACTGCTCGGTGACCGGTGTGCAGACGGGCAATCCGGTGCTCCACACCGATCCCGTGTCGGGATCGTTCCAGCGTGTCACCGGTGCGTACGCCACCTTCACCGGACTGCTCCCCAACCACTCGTACAGCTTCGTCGTCTACGCCGACAACGGTCAGGGGTGTACGGCCTCGGCCGTGGTCAGAGCCACGCAGCGTCAGCAGCCGGGAAGCGTGAGCAGCCTCCAGATCCTCGGTCCAGCGCAGAACGGCGCCACGAACACCTGGGACTACTCCGCTTCGGTCGGCTACGCGCCGGGCAGCGGCTCGAACCCGACTGTCTCCTACCAGCTGCTCAGTGGCGGTGCGGTGGTCGACAGCGGGACGCTGAACGGAACGAAAGGGGTTCTCTCGGGGACGAACGGCCAGCACTACGGGATGGACCTCACGGTGCGGATCACGAGCGTCTGCGAGACCTCACCGGACGGTTCGCAGCTGTGTACTCCCCAGAGCGCGTCCCACAGCATGGGGACAGCGGTCAGCGCGGCGATCGACAATCCGCGCTACGCCCCGGAGAGCCGGACATTCACCTGGACGGGCTGGCCGACCGGAAGCGGCTACGACCGCGTCGAGTACAGCTGCGACGGGAGCACCCAGCGGGAGATGCCGGCTCCCGGACAGGTCGCTGCCTGTACGGTCCCTCCGGGCGTCGAACTCCCGGCGCTCACGATCATCGTCTCCGCCAACGGCGGCACCTATCGGTACACCACTCCCGCATCGAGCATGCAATGA
- a CDS encoding DUF58 domain-containing protein yields the protein MSATAGRTQATLTNARARIVGEREGVLADVIVGVVRTGSAAGHGIAAAGRIGGVVTPLGWSLVALAALALLSGYLFGWVEAVAAGWTAVALVTTACLSLAGRIASDVSLRLPADRVVVGDRPPVEVTVRNPVRRRLHGLRLEVSVGPGLTEFAAPALAAGEVYSEVFVVPTTRRGIVPIGPVRTVRADPAGLLRRELVWADSLDLFVHPRIVAIPSMSTGFVRDLEGAPTRDLTASHIAFHALREYLPGDERRTIHWKSTAKTGNYMVRQFEETRRSHLLVALSLSAADYASEEEFELAVSATGSLGVRAMLDSRTVSVVASAETPDFAKRMLVGARRISTVGRGPLLDDLAGVEPTEFALRLPGLAQVAAEDTAGASLVFLLCGSTLGAAQLRAAAAHFPPGMEVVAIVCGAGTVPSLRRVADLSILRIGYLEDLQRSLAKRLAT from the coding sequence GTGAGCGCCACGGCCGGCCGCACCCAGGCGACACTCACGAACGCACGGGCCCGCATCGTCGGCGAGCGCGAAGGTGTGCTCGCCGACGTCATCGTCGGGGTGGTGCGGACCGGTTCGGCGGCCGGCCACGGAATCGCCGCCGCCGGGCGGATCGGCGGTGTGGTGACGCCGCTCGGCTGGTCGCTGGTCGCCCTGGCGGCGCTGGCGCTCCTCTCCGGCTACCTGTTTGGCTGGGTGGAGGCGGTGGCCGCGGGCTGGACAGCGGTCGCTCTCGTGACCACCGCTTGTCTCTCCCTCGCCGGCCGGATCGCGTCTGACGTCTCCCTGCGGTTGCCCGCCGACCGCGTCGTCGTGGGGGACCGGCCACCGGTGGAGGTCACCGTGCGGAACCCGGTGCGCCGCCGGCTGCACGGTCTGCGCCTCGAGGTGTCGGTCGGCCCGGGGCTGACGGAGTTCGCCGCGCCAGCGCTGGCGGCGGGGGAGGTGTACTCGGAGGTCTTCGTCGTCCCCACGACCCGCCGCGGGATCGTCCCGATCGGCCCAGTGCGGACCGTGCGCGCCGACCCGGCCGGGCTGCTCCGGCGCGAACTGGTGTGGGCGGACTCGCTCGATCTCTTCGTGCATCCGCGCATCGTCGCCATCCCGAGCATGAGCACCGGGTTCGTGCGCGACCTGGAAGGAGCGCCGACCCGCGACCTGACGGCCAGCCATATCGCCTTCCACGCTCTGCGGGAGTACCTGCCGGGGGATGAGCGCCGCACCATCCACTGGAAGAGCACGGCCAAGACCGGCAACTATATGGTCCGTCAGTTCGAGGAGACCCGGCGCAGCCACCTGCTGGTGGCGCTGAGCCTGTCGGCGGCCGACTACGCGAGCGAGGAGGAGTTCGAGCTCGCCGTGAGCGCCACCGGCTCGCTCGGCGTGCGGGCCATGCTCGATTCGCGGACGGTCTCGGTCGTCGCGAGCGCAGAGACGCCCGACTTCGCGAAGCGGATGCTGGTCGGCGCCCGCCGCATCAGCACGGTCGGGCGCGGCCCCCTGCTGGACGATCTCGCGGGCGTGGAGCCGACCGAGTTCGCGCTGCGCCTGCCCGGGCTTGCTCAGGTCGCCGCCGAGGACACCGCCGGGGCCTCCCTCGTCTTCCTCCTCTGCGGTTCCACGCTCGGCGCTGCGCAGTTGCGTGCTGCCGCGGCCCACTTTCCGCCCGGGATGGAGGTGGTGGCGATCGTCTGCGGTGCGGGCACGGTCCCCTCGCTGCGGCGCGTGGCCGATCTCAGCATCCTCAGGATCGGCTACCTGGAGGATCTCCAGCGCAGTCTCGCGAAACGGCTCGCGACGTGA
- a CDS encoding AAA family ATPase, which produces MTMTSEQASWFAGVFEQLVQNIDRVLLGKTHVIRLAVTALLSEGHLLLEDFPGTGKTSLARAMAESLRGTTNRVQFTPDLLPGDITGVNVFDQRTGTFEFHRGPIFANVVLADEINRASPKTQSALLEVMEEQQVTVDGVRHPVEAPFIVIATQNPIEQAGTYRLPEAQLDRFLLKASIGYPDHEAMLRILEGAGRRVHEIVVPEVISAATVAKMAGMARRVHVDATINDYVSRLVDASRNADEIRLGVSVRGALALIRAAKTFAAASGRYYVTPDDVKALAEPVLAHRLVLDPEAEFDGVTASSVVGQFLIEVPPPSGRAAV; this is translated from the coding sequence ATGACCATGACCTCCGAGCAAGCCAGCTGGTTCGCAGGCGTGTTCGAGCAGCTTGTGCAGAACATCGATCGCGTGCTGCTCGGCAAGACCCACGTCATCCGCCTGGCGGTCACCGCGCTGCTCAGCGAGGGCCATCTGCTGTTGGAGGACTTTCCGGGAACGGGCAAGACATCGCTCGCCCGGGCGATGGCCGAGAGCCTGCGGGGCACGACCAATCGCGTGCAGTTCACCCCCGACCTGCTGCCCGGCGACATCACAGGCGTCAACGTCTTCGACCAGCGGACCGGGACTTTCGAGTTCCACCGTGGGCCGATCTTCGCGAACGTCGTGCTGGCGGACGAGATCAACCGGGCCTCGCCGAAGACGCAGTCGGCGCTGCTGGAGGTCATGGAGGAACAGCAGGTCACAGTGGACGGCGTGCGCCATCCCGTCGAAGCGCCGTTCATCGTCATCGCCACGCAGAACCCGATCGAACAGGCGGGAACCTACCGGCTGCCCGAAGCTCAGCTGGACCGGTTTCTGCTGAAGGCCTCGATCGGCTACCCGGACCACGAAGCCATGCTGCGCATCCTCGAGGGCGCGGGTCGGCGGGTGCACGAGATCGTCGTGCCGGAAGTGATCTCGGCGGCCACCGTCGCGAAGATGGCCGGGATGGCGCGGAGAGTGCATGTGGACGCGACCATCAATGACTACGTCTCCCGGCTCGTGGACGCCAGCCGGAACGCCGACGAGATCCGGCTCGGTGTCAGTGTGCGCGGAGCCCTCGCGCTCATCCGAGCGGCGAAGACCTTCGCTGCCGCGTCCGGCCGCTACTATGTGACGCCGGACGATGTGAAGGCCCTGGCCGAACCCGTGCTCGCACACCGCCTGGTGCTCGACCCGGAGGCCGAGTTCGACGGTGTCACCGCCTCCAGCGTCGTCGGCCAGTTCCTGATCGAGGTGCCGCCGCCGAGCGGTCGGGCCGCCGTGTGA
- a CDS encoding FHA domain-containing protein: MTCRVCEVGLTEGTLFCGNCGSSVTASRLRAPQVADPRPSDTSIVQPLPKPAVAGPFPRPEPGDDGLPPTEAMPVVLVEEAPPAVALPYTLSFSTGESVVVRGSGLLGRRPIAQPGEQVDQLVILSDPTRSVSKTHLQFGLEGADLWICDRYSGNGTVARPLGSVARQCEAGRRYRVTRGTRVDIGDQWFDVS, from the coding sequence ATGACGTGCCGGGTGTGTGAAGTGGGGCTCACCGAGGGGACGCTGTTCTGCGGCAATTGCGGGAGCTCGGTCACCGCGTCGCGCCTGCGTGCCCCGCAGGTCGCGGACCCGCGCCCCTCGGACACCTCGATCGTGCAGCCTCTTCCGAAGCCAGCCGTCGCCGGTCCGTTTCCCCGTCCTGAGCCCGGCGACGATGGCCTCCCTCCGACCGAGGCCATGCCCGTTGTCCTGGTGGAGGAAGCCCCACCGGCCGTGGCCCTCCCGTACACGCTCAGCTTCTCGACCGGAGAGAGCGTCGTCGTGCGGGGCAGCGGGCTCCTGGGCCGCCGCCCCATCGCGCAGCCCGGTGAGCAGGTCGATCAGCTCGTCATCCTCTCGGACCCGACGCGCAGCGTCTCCAAAACCCATCTCCAGTTCGGTCTCGAGGGCGCCGACCTCTGGATCTGCGATCGCTACTCCGGCAATGGCACCGTCGCCCGTCCCCTCGGCTCCGTCGCACGTCAGTGCGAAGCCGGCCGTCGCTACCGCGTCACCCGCGGCACCCGCGTCGACATCGGCGACCAGTGGTTCGACGTGAGCTGA